The following proteins are encoded in a genomic region of Nocardioides conyzicola:
- a CDS encoding lysophospholipid acyltransferase family protein: MYAVLHAVVPPVAKLVWRPTVTGLDNVPRTGAVLLASNHLSFADSLVIPIVAPRKVHFLAKSDYFAGGGIKGTLQKAWFEGMGMLPVDRDDPRAAIASLDTALEVLGRGDAFGLYPEGTRSRDGRLYRGRTGVAHLALTAGVPVVPVGITGTEKLQPVGARFPKVVPVTVAFGKPIEVAGRYDGVPLGRARREVTDEIMRAIQAMTGQEEAGIYNERAPDA, from the coding sequence ATGTACGCCGTCCTGCACGCGGTCGTCCCGCCCGTCGCGAAGCTGGTCTGGCGGCCGACGGTGACCGGCCTCGACAACGTGCCGCGCACGGGGGCCGTCCTCCTGGCGAGCAACCACCTGAGCTTCGCCGACTCCCTGGTGATCCCGATCGTGGCGCCGCGCAAGGTCCACTTCCTGGCCAAGTCCGACTACTTCGCCGGCGGCGGGATCAAGGGCACGCTGCAGAAGGCGTGGTTCGAGGGCATGGGCATGCTGCCGGTCGACCGCGACGACCCGCGGGCCGCGATCGCCAGCCTCGACACCGCGCTCGAGGTGCTCGGCCGCGGGGACGCGTTCGGTCTCTACCCCGAGGGCACCCGGTCGCGCGACGGCCGCCTCTACCGCGGCCGCACCGGCGTCGCCCACCTGGCGCTGACCGCCGGCGTGCCGGTCGTCCCCGTCGGGATCACCGGCACCGAGAAGCTGCAGCCCGTCGGCGCCCGCTTCCCCAAGGTCGTCCCCGTCACCGTCGCCTTCGGGAAGCCGATCGAGGTCGCCGGACGGTACGACGGGGTGCCGCTCGGCCGCGCCCGCCGCGAGGTCACCGACGAGATCATGCGCGCGATCCAGGCGATGACCGGCCAGGAAGAGGCGGGCATCTACAACGAACGGGCGCCCGACGCCTGA
- a CDS encoding class F sortase: MSRAHRARGSSTPWRVAAAALALIGAGCLVMWAADGSTPTEGAEVSQTSAPPLASTQQPELPAEQGPRKHAAPPPQPVRLGIPGIEVSSRLLRLGLQPDGEVEVPADPSLAGWYHLGPPPGAHGTAVILGHVDSVDGPAVFARLTQLAAGDRIQVRLDDGSSVTYAVRSITTYANADFPARLVYGGTGRRELNLVTCGGAYDSSRGGYQSNVVVNARWVSGTRS; this comes from the coding sequence GTGAGCCGCGCGCACCGCGCCCGGGGGTCGAGCACCCCGTGGCGCGTGGCCGCGGCCGCGCTGGCGCTGATCGGCGCCGGGTGCCTGGTCATGTGGGCGGCGGACGGCTCGACGCCGACCGAGGGCGCGGAGGTCTCGCAGACCTCCGCGCCACCGCTCGCGTCCACGCAGCAGCCGGAGCTGCCGGCGGAGCAGGGGCCGCGGAAGCACGCCGCCCCGCCACCGCAGCCCGTCAGGCTCGGCATCCCCGGCATCGAGGTCAGCTCGCGGCTGCTCCGGCTCGGGCTGCAGCCCGACGGGGAGGTCGAGGTGCCGGCGGACCCGTCGCTGGCGGGCTGGTACCACCTGGGCCCACCTCCCGGCGCCCACGGCACCGCGGTGATCCTGGGGCACGTCGACTCGGTCGACGGGCCGGCGGTCTTCGCCCGGCTCACCCAGCTGGCGGCCGGCGACCGGATCCAGGTCCGGCTCGACGACGGCAGCAGCGTCACGTACGCCGTCCGCTCCATCACCACCTACGCGAACGCCGACTTCCCGGCCCGGCTCGTGTACGGCGGGACGGGTCGGCGCGAGCTCAACCTGGTGACCTGCGGCGGCGCCTACGACTCGAGCCGGGGCGGCTACCAGTCCAACGTCGTCGTCAACGCACGCTGGGTCTCGGGCACCCGCAGCTGA
- a CDS encoding hydantoinase/oxoprolinase family protein, whose protein sequence is MTRRIRIGIDTGGTFTDVVAFDEDSGELVTTKTPSTPSNPADGFLAGIDKVLGLLGATGADIDAVSHGTTVATNQLLEGKVDRLGFITNTGYEAMLEIARQSVPDGYGNSYFWVKPERIVPRDRVKGVEGRLDVNGDEVRPFDEDGARAVARWFRAQDVNTLGVCFLHAYANPVHEERMRAILTEEHPDAVVSLSSQVLREYREYERAMTTLVDAAVKPRLSAYVTNIKTRLEQLDDRVIPFYVMKSNGGVLSADEVVHQPITTVLSGPAAGALGAALIAQVAGFDKVLTSDGGGTSTDVSVVIDGEPTLTTEGSVGAFPSKIPMIDVVTVGAGGGSIAWLSPEGTLKVGPQSAGADPGPICYGKGGTEVTITDAHVFLGRIPPHLLGGEIPLDVDAAHAGIEALARELGMTPEACASGVLEISAWNQANALRQVTVKRGLDVRDFTLTTFGGSGSLLLCRLVDVLGLPAVLVPPNPGNVSAFGLLTVDVKNDYVRTHVTLAEQLDPVAVTGIFDGLAAQAAEALAKEGFAPAEHQFVRTADLRYFGQAFEVRVPVGEGELDPTAVADAFHAEHRATYGYDFSGDPTQQVEWVNLRVSGIGPIQRPEIQKVESGLLTVESGVSADRSPDSSVTGPDSTRRVCFDAGEGYVEAPVLWRADLPPGTVVTGPAIIEEFGSTVPLHPGFTARVDEYLNIIVTRSDA, encoded by the coding sequence ATGACCCGGCGGATCCGGATCGGCATCGACACGGGCGGCACGTTCACCGACGTGGTCGCCTTCGACGAGGACAGCGGCGAGCTGGTGACCACGAAGACGCCGTCGACGCCGAGCAACCCGGCCGACGGCTTCCTGGCGGGCATCGACAAGGTTCTCGGCCTGCTCGGCGCGACCGGGGCCGACATCGACGCGGTCAGCCACGGCACCACGGTCGCCACCAACCAGCTGCTCGAGGGCAAGGTCGACCGGCTCGGGTTCATCACCAACACCGGCTACGAGGCGATGCTCGAGATCGCTCGGCAGTCCGTGCCCGACGGCTACGGCAACTCCTACTTCTGGGTGAAGCCGGAGCGCATCGTGCCCCGTGACCGGGTCAAGGGCGTCGAGGGTCGCCTCGACGTCAACGGCGACGAGGTGCGGCCGTTCGACGAGGACGGTGCGCGCGCGGTCGCCCGCTGGTTCAGGGCGCAGGACGTCAACACCCTCGGTGTCTGCTTCCTGCACGCCTACGCCAACCCGGTCCACGAGGAGCGGATGCGCGCGATCCTCACCGAGGAGCACCCCGACGCCGTGGTGTCGCTGTCGAGCCAGGTGCTGCGCGAGTACCGCGAGTACGAGCGGGCGATGACGACCCTCGTCGACGCGGCCGTCAAGCCGCGGCTCTCGGCGTACGTCACCAACATCAAGACGCGCCTCGAGCAGCTCGACGACCGGGTCATCCCGTTCTACGTGATGAAGTCCAACGGCGGCGTGCTCTCCGCCGACGAGGTCGTGCACCAGCCGATCACCACCGTGCTCTCCGGCCCCGCGGCCGGCGCGCTCGGGGCTGCGCTGATCGCGCAGGTCGCCGGGTTCGACAAGGTGCTGACCTCCGACGGCGGTGGTACGTCGACCGACGTTTCGGTGGTCATCGACGGCGAGCCGACGCTGACGACTGAGGGCTCCGTCGGCGCGTTCCCGTCGAAGATCCCGATGATCGACGTCGTCACCGTCGGCGCGGGAGGCGGCTCGATCGCCTGGCTCTCGCCCGAGGGCACGCTCAAGGTGGGCCCGCAGTCGGCCGGCGCCGACCCCGGCCCGATCTGCTACGGCAAGGGCGGCACCGAGGTCACCATCACCGACGCTCACGTCTTCCTCGGCCGGATCCCTCCGCACCTGCTCGGCGGTGAGATCCCGCTGGACGTCGACGCGGCCCACGCCGGCATCGAGGCCCTGGCGCGCGAGCTCGGGATGACGCCCGAGGCGTGCGCGTCCGGCGTCCTCGAGATCTCGGCGTGGAACCAGGCCAACGCCCTGCGCCAGGTCACGGTCAAGCGCGGGCTCGACGTACGCGACTTCACGCTCACCACCTTCGGCGGCTCGGGCTCGCTGCTCCTGTGCCGGCTCGTCGACGTGCTCGGCCTGCCGGCCGTGCTGGTCCCGCCCAACCCGGGCAACGTCTCGGCGTTCGGCCTGCTGACGGTCGACGTCAAGAACGACTACGTGCGGACCCACGTGACGCTGGCGGAGCAGCTCGACCCGGTCGCCGTGACCGGCATCTTCGACGGTCTCGCCGCCCAGGCAGCGGAGGCGCTGGCCAAGGAGGGCTTCGCACCCGCGGAGCACCAGTTCGTCCGCACCGCCGACCTGCGCTACTTCGGCCAGGCCTTCGAGGTGCGGGTGCCCGTCGGCGAGGGCGAGCTCGACCCGACCGCGGTCGCGGACGCCTTCCACGCCGAGCACCGCGCGACGTACGGCTACGACTTCTCCGGCGACCCCACCCAGCAGGTCGAGTGGGTCAACCTCCGGGTGTCCGGCATCGGCCCGATCCAGCGCCCGGAGATCCAGAAGGTCGAGTCGGGACTTCTGACGGTTGAGTCCGGAGTTTCGGCGGACAGAAGTCCCGACTCGAGCGTCACAGGTCCCGACTCGACGAGACGTGTGTGCTTCGACGCAGGAGAGGGGTACGTCGAGGCGCCGGTGCTCTGGCGAGCCGACCTGCCACCGGGCACGGTCGTGACCGGCCCGGCGATCATCGAGGAGTTCGGGTCCACGGTGCCGCTGCACCCGGGCTTCACCGCCCGCGTCGACGAGTACCTCAACATCATCGTGACCAGGAGCGACGCATGA
- a CDS encoding NAD(P)H-binding protein — translation MTTSRVGVLGGRGKTGRAVTAALEDRGVVGVPLGRAEWSDLAGALAGCAAAYVIAPNLHPDEPEYVADVVVAAQEAGVGRMVYHSVASPYVPAMPHHLGKAAAEDVVRRSGLAWTILQPGAYLQNLDLSGPVRVPYDVHATFGFLDLADLGAAAATVLLDDGHVGATYELASRVATVAELAAEAGVAAERVDDPGTHAWLSAMFAYYDRHGLPVGTLPLSALLGKET, via the coding sequence ATGACGACTAGCCGGGTCGGGGTGCTCGGGGGCCGGGGCAAGACCGGACGTGCGGTGACGGCCGCCCTCGAGGACCGGGGCGTGGTCGGCGTGCCGCTCGGTCGCGCCGAGTGGTCCGACCTGGCGGGTGCCCTGGCCGGCTGTGCCGCGGCGTACGTGATCGCGCCCAACCTGCATCCCGACGAGCCGGAGTACGTCGCCGACGTGGTGGTCGCGGCCCAGGAGGCGGGGGTGGGCCGGATGGTCTACCACTCCGTCGCGTCCCCCTACGTCCCCGCGATGCCGCACCACCTGGGCAAGGCCGCGGCGGAGGACGTCGTACGGCGCTCGGGGCTGGCGTGGACGATCCTCCAGCCGGGCGCCTACCTGCAGAACCTCGACCTCAGCGGGCCGGTGCGGGTGCCGTACGACGTGCACGCGACCTTCGGCTTCCTCGACCTCGCCGACCTCGGCGCCGCCGCCGCGACGGTGCTGCTCGACGACGGCCACGTCGGCGCGACGTACGAGCTGGCGTCGCGGGTGGCGACCGTCGCCGAGCTCGCGGCGGAGGCCGGGGTCGCCGCCGAACGGGTGGACGACCCCGGCACGCACGCGTGGCTGAGCGCGATGTTCGCGTACTACGACCGGCACGGGCTCCCGGTCGGCACGCTCCCGCTCAGCGCCTTGCTGGGGAAGGAGACCTAG
- a CDS encoding cytosine deaminase has protein sequence MPTHKLVVADATLRGRDGRWHVAVDDGRISAVTQDRVSGAVELDAAGGLVTESFANGHMHLDKVHTLDRIGDAALTAYTSGDMGSARTSIELASAVKAGYDRTWIAVNARRAVMEAVRYGVRHVLAFADVDTRAGLEGVIPLLTLRDELRGVVDLQVVAFPQDGLLCDPGAEDLVREAVDLGADVVGGIPWIEHTDAEAREHVRRMCALAAAHDRRVAMLVDDAGDPGLRTTEMLAAAMLEHGLVGRGVANHARAVGLYPRPSLERLAGIARRAGLGFVSDPHTGPLHLPVRELTAMGLPVALGQDDIEDAYYPFGRHNMVEVAFLAAHALEAVDTAGIDLVYDAVTTTAARVLGIVGHRLEQGGNADLVVHHHAGLRAVLTHHEAPAYVVASGRLVASSTSSTTFHLAHLEQENS, from the coding sequence GTGCCCACCCATAAGCTCGTCGTCGCGGACGCGACGCTCCGTGGACGGGACGGCCGCTGGCACGTCGCGGTCGACGACGGCCGCATCAGCGCCGTGACCCAGGACCGCGTCAGCGGTGCCGTGGAGCTGGACGCCGCCGGTGGCCTGGTCACCGAGAGCTTCGCCAACGGGCACATGCACCTCGACAAGGTGCACACGCTGGACCGGATCGGCGACGCCGCGCTGACGGCGTACACCTCGGGCGACATGGGCTCGGCCCGCACCTCCATCGAGCTCGCGTCGGCGGTGAAGGCCGGCTACGACCGGACCTGGATCGCGGTCAACGCCCGTCGGGCGGTCATGGAGGCGGTGCGGTACGGCGTCCGCCACGTGCTCGCCTTCGCCGACGTCGACACCCGGGCGGGGCTGGAGGGCGTGATCCCGCTGCTGACGCTGCGCGACGAGCTCCGCGGCGTGGTCGACCTGCAGGTGGTCGCGTTCCCGCAGGACGGCCTGCTCTGCGACCCCGGCGCCGAGGACCTCGTGCGCGAGGCCGTCGACCTGGGCGCGGACGTCGTCGGCGGCATCCCCTGGATCGAGCACACCGACGCCGAGGCCCGCGAGCACGTCCGCCGGATGTGCGCCCTCGCCGCCGCCCACGACCGCCGGGTCGCGATGCTCGTCGACGACGCCGGGGACCCGGGCCTGCGGACCACGGAGATGCTGGCCGCCGCGATGCTCGAGCACGGACTCGTCGGGCGCGGGGTGGCCAACCACGCCCGCGCGGTCGGCCTCTACCCCCGGCCCTCCCTCGAACGGCTCGCGGGGATCGCCCGGCGCGCCGGCCTGGGCTTCGTCAGCGACCCGCACACCGGCCCGCTGCACCTGCCGGTGCGCGAGCTGACCGCGATGGGGCTGCCGGTCGCGCTCGGCCAGGACGACATCGAGGACGCCTACTACCCGTTCGGCCGGCACAACATGGTCGAGGTGGCGTTCCTCGCGGCCCACGCCCTGGAGGCGGTCGACACCGCTGGCATCGACCTCGTGTACGACGCCGTCACCACCACCGCGGCCCGGGTCCTCGGGATCGTCGGCCACCGCCTGGAGCAGGGCGGCAACGCCGACCTGGTCGTCCACCACCACGCCGGCCTGCGGGCCGTGCTCACGCACCACGAGGCGCCGGCGTACGTCGTCGCGTCGGGCAGGCTGGTCGCGAGCTCGACGTCCAGCACCACCTTCCACTTGGCCCACCTGGAGCAGGAGAACTCATGA
- a CDS encoding ice-binding family protein, protein MLPFIATASAVVVVLSLDGAAVAAQPRVGLGTAGPYAVLAGTTVTNTGPSVISGSVGVSPGTAVTGFPPGIVNAGTIHAADAPALQAKDDLTTAYNDAAGRGPVVDVSSKNLGGRTLVPGVYSAASGMALTGTVRLDAQGDPDAVFVFQAGSTLITATSSRVQLVGGAQACRVFWQVGSSATIGTTTQFVGSVLARTSITLQTSATVEGRMLARNGAVTLDSNTITRPTCAAPAATPSASPTPSASPSSTSGPGSGASASPSPGTPTSSSPGAPGPNGPGGPGGPGGPGGDTPIPTGHPRTGELPGGPSGTGWLMLGLVALAAAGVAAVRGSRRTDLPDS, encoded by the coding sequence GTGCTGCCGTTCATCGCCACGGCCAGTGCCGTGGTCGTGGTCCTCTCGCTCGACGGCGCTGCCGTCGCCGCCCAGCCACGCGTGGGACTCGGGACGGCGGGACCGTACGCCGTGCTCGCCGGCACGACCGTCACCAACACGGGTCCCAGCGTCATCAGCGGCAGCGTCGGGGTCAGCCCGGGCACCGCGGTCACCGGCTTCCCGCCCGGCATCGTCAACGCCGGGACCATCCACGCCGCCGACGCGCCGGCCCTCCAGGCCAAGGACGACCTCACGACGGCGTACAACGACGCCGCCGGTCGCGGCCCCGTCGTCGACGTGAGCAGCAAGAACCTCGGCGGCCGGACCCTGGTCCCGGGCGTCTACTCCGCGGCCAGCGGGATGGCGCTGACCGGGACCGTCCGGCTGGACGCCCAGGGCGACCCCGACGCGGTCTTCGTCTTCCAGGCGGGCTCGACGCTGATCACCGCCACGAGCAGCCGGGTCCAGCTGGTCGGAGGTGCCCAGGCGTGCCGGGTGTTCTGGCAGGTCGGCAGCTCGGCCACCATCGGGACCACGACCCAGTTCGTCGGGTCGGTGCTGGCCCGCACCAGCATCACCCTGCAGACCAGCGCCACCGTCGAGGGCCGGATGCTGGCCCGCAACGGCGCGGTCACGCTCGACTCCAACACGATCACCCGGCCCACCTGCGCCGCGCCCGCCGCCACGCCGAGCGCGTCACCGACGCCGAGCGCCTCGCCGTCGTCGACCAGCGGACCCGGCTCCGGGGCGTCCGCGTCTCCGTCGCCCGGCACTCCCACGTCCAGCAGCCCTGGTGCACCGGGCCCCAACGGTCCCGGCGGTCCGGGTGGCCCGGGTGGCCCGGGTGGCGACACCCCGATCCCGACCGGGCACCCGCGCACGGGTGAGCTCCCCGGCGGACCCAGCGGGACCGGCTGGCTGATGCTCGGCCTGGTCGCGCTCGCCGCTGCGGGCGTCGCCGCCGTACGGGGCTCTCGACGGACCGACCTGCCCGACTCGTGA
- a CDS encoding SDR family oxidoreductase: MTISLGQSNVLVTGANRGLGKAFAEALVAAGATVYAGARDPESVTTPGVTAVRLDVTDPASVAAAAAELGDVTVVVNNAGIGRSGSLLTGESLDGFREELETNVIGPLHVTRAFAPVLAANGGGAIVNIHSALSWMTSPQVAGYSATKAALWSLTNATRGELREQGTLVVGVHVGYMDTDMTADVTAPKSEPADLVVQVLDALEKGEEEVLGDETSRFVKSVLSGPPAQLVL; the protein is encoded by the coding sequence ATGACCATCTCCCTCGGCCAGTCCAACGTCCTCGTCACCGGCGCCAACCGCGGCCTCGGCAAGGCATTCGCCGAGGCGCTCGTGGCCGCCGGCGCGACCGTGTACGCCGGAGCCCGCGACCCGGAGTCCGTGACCACGCCGGGCGTGACCGCCGTCCGCCTCGACGTCACCGACCCGGCGTCCGTCGCCGCGGCGGCCGCCGAGCTGGGCGACGTCACCGTCGTGGTCAACAACGCCGGCATCGGGCGCAGCGGCTCGCTGCTGACCGGCGAGTCGCTGGACGGCTTCCGCGAGGAGCTCGAGACCAACGTCATCGGGCCGCTCCACGTGACCCGCGCCTTCGCCCCGGTCCTGGCGGCCAACGGCGGCGGCGCGATCGTCAACATCCACTCGGCGCTCTCCTGGATGACCAGCCCGCAGGTCGCCGGCTACTCCGCGACCAAGGCGGCGCTCTGGTCCCTGACCAACGCGACCCGCGGCGAGCTGCGCGAGCAGGGCACGCTCGTCGTCGGTGTCCACGTCGGCTACATGGACACCGACATGACCGCCGACGTCACGGCGCCGAAGTCCGAGCCGGCCGACCTCGTGGTCCAGGTGCTCGACGCGCTCGAGAAGGGCGAGGAGGAGGTCCTCGGCGACGAGACCAGCCGCTTCGTGAAGTCCGTCCTGTCCGGACCACCTGCGCAGCTGGTCCTCTGA
- a CDS encoding class I SAM-dependent methyltransferase → MSADNPLETYFRSNQKRLIHKWVHYFDIYHRHFERFRGKPVTVLEFGVSHGGSLQMWRNYFGRKVRLYGVDIDPRCARLGGRYATIFIGDQEDRAFLQSIADEIGPVDVLIEDGGHTMGQQIATFEVFYPQMSTDGVYLVEDLHTSYWKSFGGGYRRPGTFVEYAKGLTDQLNAWHSTDPDLVVDEFTRTTRSMHFYDSIIVFERGTVAPPHAEKTGRRSIGKRRGTYVGDDD, encoded by the coding sequence ATGTCCGCCGACAACCCCCTCGAGACGTACTTCCGCTCGAACCAGAAGCGGCTGATCCACAAGTGGGTCCACTACTTCGACATCTACCACCGGCACTTCGAGCGGTTCCGGGGCAAGCCGGTGACGGTCCTGGAGTTCGGGGTCAGCCACGGCGGCTCGCTGCAGATGTGGCGCAACTACTTCGGCCGCAAGGTGCGGCTGTACGGCGTCGACATCGACCCGCGCTGCGCACGGCTCGGTGGGCGGTACGCGACGATCTTCATCGGCGACCAGGAGGACCGCGCGTTCCTCCAGTCGATCGCCGACGAGATCGGGCCGGTGGACGTGCTGATCGAGGACGGCGGCCACACGATGGGTCAGCAGATCGCGACGTTCGAGGTCTTCTACCCGCAGATGAGCACCGACGGGGTGTACCTGGTCGAGGACCTGCACACGAGCTACTGGAAGTCGTTCGGTGGCGGCTACCGGCGTCCGGGCACCTTCGTGGAGTACGCGAAGGGGCTCACCGACCAGCTGAACGCCTGGCACTCGACCGATCCGGACCTCGTCGTGGACGAGTTCACCCGCACCACCCGGTCCATGCACTTCTACGACAGCATCATCGTGTTCGAGCGGGGCACCGTGGCGCCGCCGCACGCCGAGAAGACCGGCCGGCGGTCCATCGGCAAGCGACGGGGCACGTACGTCGGCGATGACGACTAG
- a CDS encoding TIGR00266 family protein: protein MQTEILYSPAYAAAKLTMSAGEVVRAESGAMLAMSPGIAMETTTQGGILKGLKRSVLGGESFFMNTFTAQSDGAELYLAPTLSGDIVHWPLNGTLFVQSGSYLASSSGIEIDTKWGGGKTFFSSEGLFMLRVAGQGDLVLSSYGAIHSIDLQPGQTYTVDTGHMVAWTEGIQYNVRKVGNWKSTFFSGEGLVCDLTGPGRIYLQTRSQDAFLSWLIPQLPTQSSS, encoded by the coding sequence ATGCAGACCGAGATCCTCTACAGCCCGGCGTACGCCGCCGCCAAGCTCACCATGTCCGCAGGGGAGGTCGTCCGCGCCGAGTCCGGGGCCATGCTCGCCATGTCACCCGGCATCGCCATGGAGACGACCACCCAGGGCGGCATCCTCAAGGGCCTCAAGCGATCGGTTCTGGGCGGTGAGTCGTTCTTCATGAACACCTTCACCGCCCAGTCCGACGGCGCCGAGCTCTACCTCGCGCCGACGCTCTCCGGCGACATCGTGCACTGGCCGCTCAACGGGACGCTCTTCGTGCAGTCCGGCTCCTACCTCGCGTCGTCGAGCGGCATCGAGATCGACACCAAGTGGGGCGGCGGCAAGACCTTCTTCTCCAGCGAGGGCCTCTTCATGCTGCGCGTCGCGGGCCAGGGCGACTTGGTGCTGTCGAGCTACGGCGCGATCCACTCGATCGACCTGCAGCCCGGCCAGACCTACACGGTCGACACCGGCCACATGGTCGCGTGGACCGAGGGCATCCAGTACAACGTCCGCAAGGTCGGCAACTGGAAGTCGACCTTCTTCTCCGGCGAGGGACTGGTCTGCGACCTGACCGGCCCCGGGCGGATCTACCTGCAGACCCGCAGCCAGGACGCGTTCCTGAGCTGGCTGATCCCGCAGCTGCCGACCCAGAGCAGCAGCTAG
- a CDS encoding hydantoinase B/oxoprolinase family protein produces the protein MSATTGESRRAPTDFPFGHLTDDQGASADPVLVEIVQGSLASVEMEVETAIGRTSRSPMIRDAHDFRAGIHDRLLRKLTGRSYSALVHPVARDFPIDEMQPGDVFFHNDVYRSEGGIGHLPDLCVTVPVFSEGRVVAFVQAFGHHDDIGGAVPGSMPSNATSVFEEGLMVPPIRLWDAGVPNKAALSIMTRNSRMPESLAADLDAECSACLMGARRLGELFDRYGVATVESCFDAIISRTTETYRREILSQIPVGEWVWEDYAEHDGVDEPMLHTQRITLTRTPADDPDGERLILDFGGTSPQAKGPINHCGDYSDGVFLKKWLAPILRNLAKDPERMAELDVNEGIVPLIEMRFPPPGTLLTPVFPAPTNARTFVILRLLGVLAGVVAKAVDGRMPADQETIRYTGVYGDDLEGRPYLMREVLGGGSGGRYYADGEDTIHVVPDSRNLPSEFTEARFPFRVESLSLAMDSGGAGQFRGGLGYEKHIRMLKDGHFMSIADRSILACWGVKGGLAGQPFQVVIDAGGPNEREVDALADAEPVAAGEVIRIRTTGGGGWGNPLDRDPALVVRDVVWRKVSPQAALTAYGVVLTGSLEDDSLSYDEAATTAERAARPAGSEAFFDRGPGYAALADGAAYAEVDLV, from the coding sequence ATGAGCGCGACCACCGGCGAGAGCCGCAGGGCACCGACCGACTTCCCGTTCGGCCACCTCACCGACGACCAGGGCGCGAGCGCCGACCCGGTCCTCGTCGAGATCGTCCAGGGCTCCCTGGCGAGCGTCGAGATGGAGGTCGAGACCGCGATCGGGCGCACCAGCCGCAGCCCGATGATCCGCGACGCCCACGACTTCCGCGCGGGCATCCACGACCGGCTGCTGCGCAAGCTCACCGGCCGCTCGTACTCCGCCCTCGTCCACCCCGTCGCCCGCGACTTCCCGATCGACGAGATGCAGCCCGGCGACGTCTTCTTCCACAACGACGTCTACCGCTCCGAGGGCGGCATCGGCCACCTGCCCGACCTCTGCGTCACGGTCCCGGTCTTCTCCGAGGGCAGGGTCGTCGCGTTCGTCCAGGCCTTCGGGCACCACGACGACATCGGCGGCGCCGTGCCCGGCTCGATGCCCTCCAACGCCACCAGCGTCTTCGAGGAGGGCCTGATGGTCCCGCCGATCCGGCTCTGGGACGCGGGCGTGCCCAACAAGGCGGCGCTCAGCATCATGACCCGCAACTCGCGCATGCCCGAGTCGCTGGCCGCCGACCTCGACGCCGAGTGCTCGGCCTGCCTGATGGGAGCGAGACGGCTCGGCGAGCTCTTCGACCGGTACGGCGTCGCCACGGTCGAGTCGTGCTTCGACGCGATCATCTCGCGCACCACCGAGACCTACCGCCGCGAGATCCTCAGCCAGATCCCGGTCGGGGAGTGGGTCTGGGAGGACTACGCCGAGCACGACGGCGTCGACGAGCCGATGCTGCACACCCAGCGGATCACCCTCACCCGGACGCCCGCCGACGACCCCGACGGCGAGCGGCTGATCCTCGACTTCGGCGGCACCTCGCCGCAGGCCAAGGGCCCGATCAACCACTGCGGCGACTACAGCGACGGCGTCTTCCTGAAGAAGTGGCTCGCCCCGATCCTGCGCAACCTCGCGAAGGACCCCGAGCGGATGGCCGAGCTCGACGTCAACGAGGGCATCGTGCCGCTGATCGAGATGCGCTTCCCGCCGCCCGGCACCCTGCTCACGCCGGTCTTCCCGGCGCCGACCAACGCGCGCACCTTCGTGATCCTGCGGCTGCTCGGCGTGCTCGCCGGCGTGGTCGCCAAGGCCGTCGACGGCCGGATGCCCGCCGACCAGGAGACGATCCGCTACACCGGCGTCTACGGCGACGACCTCGAGGGCCGGCCCTACCTGATGCGCGAGGTCCTCGGTGGCGGCTCCGGCGGCCGCTACTACGCCGACGGCGAGGACACGATCCACGTCGTCCCCGACTCGCGCAACCTGCCCTCCGAGTTCACCGAGGCGCGCTTCCCCTTCCGGGTGGAGTCGCTGTCGCTGGCCATGGACAGCGGGGGAGCCGGTCAGTTCCGCGGCGGCCTCGGCTACGAGAAGCACATCCGGATGCTCAAGGACGGCCACTTCATGTCCATCGCGGACCGGTCGATCCTGGCCTGCTGGGGCGTGAAGGGCGGGCTCGCGGGCCAGCCGTTCCAGGTCGTCATCGACGCCGGCGGCCCGAACGAGCGCGAGGTCGACGCCCTCGCCGACGCCGAGCCGGTCGCGGCCGGCGAGGTGATCCGGATCCGCACCACCGGCGGTGGCGGCTGGGGCAACCCGCTCGACCGCGACCCCGCGCTGGTCGTCCGCGACGTCGTCTGGCGGAAGGTCTCGCCGCAGGCCGCGCTCACGGCGTACGGCGTGGTCCTCACCGGCTCGCTCGAGGACGACTCGCTGTCGTACGACGAGGCCGCGACGACCGCCGAGCGGGCCGCCCGCCCGGCCGGGTCCGAGGCCTTCTTCGACCGTGGTCCCGGCTACGCGGCGCTGGCCGACGGGGCGGCGTACGCCGAGGTCGACCTGGTCTGA